From the Sphingomonas brevis genome, the window TCAGCTTCACGGCCGAGGATCGCAAGGGCGAGACGCTGGTGATCGACGCCGCCTTCGTCGAACAGCAGCTCGCCGGAATCGCCAAGGACACCGACCTATCGAGATATGTCCTTTAGTTGTCATCCCGGGCTTGATGACCGGCATGCGGCACTGTCTGGGGGACAGTGCCGGTCCGGACATGGATCCGCCTTTTATTCCCGCGAAGTGAAGAGAAGGCAGACCCCGGCTCAGGGCCGGGGTGACGATTGAGGTTGGGCCGGGCGATAATAGGCGACCATCCCCTGGACGAAGGGCGACCACAGCGGCGCCTGCACGCCCGCAAGGCGAAGCCGGCTTGCCGCCCATTGGTTGCAAGTGTGGATGGCATTGGCCTTGCCGCTGCCGCGATAGAAGGCGTCTCGGGGGCCGTAGCCCGGATGATCGATGCGGATCGGCCTTCCATTCGCGTCGAGCGCGAAGCCCTCCCGGATCGCGGCCCACAAGCGGCGATACTGCTCGGGCGTGAGGCGAATGGCGCGAGCGGCGAAGCGTGGGTCCTCGACCCATTCGACATGCATTACCTGCTCGCCGCCGGTCAGCGCCTTCGCCGCGGTCTTGATCGACAGGTCGCCCCAGGTCGGGGTTTCCAGATAGACCTGCCGCTCGCCGGCCCCGAACGCGATCCACCGCGCATCGGCGGGCACATTGGCCATGTCCGACCTCGGCACCAGCGGCCGCCAGTCGAGCCCCTCGACAACTGCCGGAAGCACCAGGTCGGCGTGGACGCCATTATTGGCGAGATAGATGGTGATTCCCTGTTTCGGCTCGCGCCAGCTGTTATTGACCGGGATCAGCGCGCCGATCAGCGCGGCCAACAGATAAAATCCGGGAATCGCCAGGATCGCGAGAGCGATGCGGGCCGGCCAGCGGAGCTTTCGACGACGGCGGATCATTTGGGAAGGGTAGCGATCGCGTTGCGGCTGTCATCACTCGACATCCGTCGGATTTTCATTTTGAGGCCGTCCCCCGGACGGTCGCGAAAGGAAAATGGTCGGGGCGACTGGATTCGAACCAGCGACCCCCACACCCCCAGTGTGATGCGCTACCAGGCTGCGCTACGCCCCGACCGGTCGCGCCCGTTCGGACGCGAGAGCGGCGCATCTAAGGCGACGAGCATCGCTTGGCAAGGCAGCCCACGGCGTGATAGGCGGCCCGCCACTTCCTGCGCTTGGGGCATTACAGGCGCGCATATGAAGAAGAGTTTTCCAATCCCATGACCATCACGACGCTTCTCGCCGCCGCCGCTCCTACGGGCGGAGCCAGCTTCTTCATCCAGACCATCCCGCTGGTCCTGGTTTTCGTCATCTTCTGGTTCCTGCTGATCCGACCGCAGCAAAAGCGGATGAAGGACCATCAGGCCGCGGTTGCTGCAGTCAAAAAGGGCGACCGCGTCGTTACCGGCGGCGGCCTGATCGGCAAGGTCACCAAGGTCGGCGACAGTGAAGTGGAAGTTGAGATCGCGCCGAACGTCCGCGTCCAGGCGGTCAAGTCGACGCTCAGCCAGGTTGGCGGCACCGCTGCCCCGGCAAACGACTAAAGGGCCGCGTCCAACATGTTTGATTTTCCCCGCTGGAAGGTCTGGCTGGTTACGCTGACCATCCTCGCCGGCATCTTGCTGGCGATCCCCAGCCTGCTCCCCAAGGACCAGGTGGAGCGCTGGCCGGCCTGGCTTCCAAGCGCCCGTATCAACCTTGGTCTCGACATTGCCGGTGGCAGCCAGCTGCTGCTCGAAGCCGATCTCGCCGATGCCCAGAAGCAGCGGCTGCAGGCCAAGGAAGAAGAGGTCACGACCGAGCTTCGCCGCGGCGAGCCGCGCATCCAGATCGGCGATGTTTCAACGTCCGGCGGCAAGCTGAGCTTCGTCGTTCGCGACCCGACCCAGCTTGATGCCGCGTTCGAACGGATGCGGACCTTGAGCCAGCCGCAGGGCCTGACCGGCACGCGCGACTGGGAAGTCAGCACGATGGACGGCAACCGGATCGTCCTGACCCCGACCGAATCGGGTTCGAAGCAGGCGCTCAAGGATTCGCTGACCGTGGCTCGCGACGTCGTTCGCCGCCGCATCGATCCCGGCGGCACCAAGGAAATCACCGTTATCAACCAGGGCGACCGGCGAATCTTCGTCCAGGTCCCCGGCGTTGAGGATCCCGAGGCGCTGAAGCAGCTGATCGGCCAGACCGCCCGGCTCGAATTCAAGCTGGTCGACCTCAATGCCGATCCAAATCAGGTCGCCCAGGGCCGTGCCCCGCCGGGCAGCCAGGTGTTGCCGATGGCTGACGGCAAAGGCGCCATCGCCGTCCAACGCCGCGTGATGGTGTCGGGCGAACAGCTGGTCAACGCCAAGCAGGGCTTCGACCAGGACGGCCAGGCGATCGTCGACATCAGCTTCAACACCGCAGGTGCGCGCCGTTTCGGCCGCGTCACGCAGGAAAATGTCGGCAAGCCGTTCGCCATCATCCTGGACGACAAGGTGCTGTCCGCACCGAACATCAACGAGCCGATCCTCGGCGGCCGTGCCCAGATCAGCGGCAGCTTTACCGTCGATAGCGCCAACCAGCTGGCGGTCAGCCTGGCCTCGGGCAAGTTGCCGGTGAAACTCAACGTGGTCGAGGAGCGGACCGTCAGCGCCGAGCTTGGCGCCGACTCGATCAGGGCCGGCACCATTGCATCCATCTTCGCGACGCTGGCGGTGATCGGGCTGATGATCATCACCTATGGCCGGTTCGGCGTTTACGCTTCGATCGCGCTGCTGGTGAATGCCTTCATGATCCTTGGCATCATGGCGGTGTTCAACGCCACGCTAACCCTGCCGGGCATTGCCGGTTTCGTTCTGACCATCGGTGCGGCGGTCGATGCCAACGTGCTGATCAACGAGCGCATCCGCGAAGAGCTGAGACGGGGGAGGCGAGTGCTCGATGCGCTTGAGACGGGCTACAAGGAAGCCTCGACGGCCATCTTCGACGCCAACATCACCAACACCATCGCCGCCGCGCTGATGATGTACTTCGGTTCGGGCCCGATCCGCGGCTTCGCGGTCGTTCTCCTCATCGGCATCATCACATCGGTGTTCACGGCGGTGAACTTCACTCGGATGCTGGTCGCGCTGTGGGTCAAGTCCACGCGCCCGCGCGCCCTAAACATCTGACGGGAATGAACCGATGAAACTTTTGAAACTCGTTCCCGACAACACCAACATCGATTTCATGAGGTGGCGCAACATCGCCCTCATCCTGTCGATCATCGCCACTGTCGGCAGCCTGGTGCTGGTCGGCGTTCGCGGCCTCAACCTCGGCATCGACTTCGTCGGCGGCCAGGTCGTGCGCGCGACCTTTGCCCAGCCGGTCAATATCGAGGATCTGCGCGGCAAGGTCGCCACCTTGAACGTCGGCGAGGCCAGCATCCAGCAGTTCGGCGACAACAAGACATACCAGATCCGGCTGCCCAAGCCGGAAGGGCCCGAGGCTGCCGCCAACCAGGTGGTGACGGCGGTCCGTGGCATGATCATCAAGGATTACCCCGGCGTCAAAGTGACGGCTGGCGAATCGGTGTCGGGCAAGGTCAGCGGCGAACTGGCGTGGGACGGCGCCCTGGCGATCAGTTTCGCGATGATCGGCATCGCCATTTACATCTGGTTCCGCTTCGAATGGCAGTTCGGGGTCGGCGCCCTCGTCACCCTGTTCCACGACGTGGCGATGGTGCTTGGCTTTTTCTCGCTGACCCAGCTGCAGGTCGACCTCAATATCGTCGCCGCCTTCCTCGCGATCGTCGGCTATTCGCTCAACGACACGGTCGTAATCTACGACCGAATCCGCGAGAATCTGCGCAAATACCGCAAGATGGAGATCGTCTCGCTGCTCAACTTCTCGTTGAACGAGACGCTGTCGCGGACGATCGTCACCTCACTGTCGATCATGCTGGCCTTGGCGGTTCTGCTGATGCTGGGCCCCGACGTGCTGTTCGGCCTGACGGTCGCGATCCTGCTGGGCACGTTCATCGGCACTTATTCGTCGATCTATATCTCCGCCCCGGCACTGGTCTGGCTCGGCCTCAAGCCCGACAGCTTCCTCAAAACCGAGGACGAAGAAGATAAAACGGTCGCAAAGCCGGCTTGAGCGTTCAGGTGAGCGAAAGGCCGCTTGGACTTGTGTGAAGCCCGCGCTAGGAAAGTCTCCATGGTGAACAAGACCCGTATCGCGGCACTATTATTGCTGCCTGTAATCCTGCTTCCTGTCGCCGGCTGCGCCGGCAAGAAGGTGAAAGGCGACACCGCCTACATCGCTCGCGACGTCAATACGCTTTACAGCCTGGCCAAGGAGCGGATGGACAAGGGCGACTATGAAGCGTCGGCCAAGCTGTTCGACGAAGTCGAGCGCCAGCATCCTTACTCGGTCTGGGCCCGCCGCGCTCAGCTGATGAGCGCCTTTTCCTATTATATGGCGCAGCAATACCCTGACGCGGTCAGCTCGGCGCAGCGCTTCCTGACGATCCACCCGGGCAACAAGGACGCGCCCTACGCCAACTATCTGATCGCGATGAGCTATTATCAGCAGATCGAGGACGTCACGCGCGACCAGAAGATCACCCAGCAGGCGTCCGACAGCTTCAACGAGCTGATCCGCCGCTATCCGCAGAGCCGCTACGCGTCGGATGCCCGGCTGAAGCTCGATCTGATCAACGATCACCTTGCCGGCAAGGAGATGGAGATCGGCCGATTCTACCAGCGCCAGGGCAATTGGTTGGCGGCCACGACCCGCTTCCGCACGGTGATCGATCAATATCAGACCACCAGCCACACGCCCGAGGCGCTCGAGCGGCTGGTTGAAAGCTATCTGAACCTGGGGCTGCCCGATGAAGCTCATAAGGCGGCGGCCGTGCTCGGCCGCAACTATCCGGGCAGCAAATGGTACAAGCGTAGCTATGAGCTGATCGAGCGGCACGTCCCCCAGGCGCTTGCTGCCCAGACCAGCAGCTAAGGGGATTTCGGCGGCGTGCTAAGGCAGCTGTCGATCCGTGACGTAGTGCTGATCGACCGGCTCGAGCTGGAGTTCGAGCCCGGGCTTGGAGTCCTCACTGGCGAAACCGGAGCCGGAAAATCGATCCTGCTCGATAGCCTTGGCCTGGCGCTCGGCGTCCGCGCCGACACCGGTCTTGTGCGCAGCGGGCAGGACCAGGCCAGCGTTTCGGCCGAATTCGAGCTGCCGTCGGACCATCCCGCCATCGCCGTGCTCGCCGAGCAGGGCATAGTGCCCGAGCCGGGCGAGCCCCTGCTGGTGCGGCGGACGCTTAAGGCCGACGGCGGCAGCCGCGCCTTTGCCGGCGGGGCAGGCGTGTCGGCGGCGGTGCTGCGCGACATTGCCAACGGGCTGGTCGAGATTCACGGCCAGCACGACGATCGCGGACTGCTCAATCCCCGCGGCCACCGCGCGCTGCTCGACCTGTTCGGGCGGATCGACATGCGCGCGGTCGCGACTGCCTGGGCCGAGGTTGAGCGGATCGAGCTCGAGCTAGCCGAGGGCAAAGCAGCTGCGGAATCGGCGGCACGCGATCGCGATTACCTGGAGCATGCCGCCAAGGAAATCGCCGCACTGGCACCGGAACCTGGCGAGGAAACCAGCCTGTCGGAGCAACGGGCCTTGATGCAGGCCGGAGCCAAGGCGGGTGAGGCGCTGACCGGCCTCGACGAGTTGCTCGGCGGGTCAGAGGGCGCGCTGGCGCAGCTTCGTGCCGCCGCCCGCAAGATCGAACGCGGCGCCGCCGATCACCCGCTGCTGGCAGAGGCGCTTGCCAGCCTTGACCGGGCACTGATCGAGGGCAGCGAGGCGGAGGACCGGATCGCTCGCGCCGCCGAGGCGCTGGCGTTCGACCCTGCGCGGCTGGAATCAGTCGAGGCACGGTTGTTCGATATCCGCGGGCTGGCCCGCAAACATCGGGTCGAGCCCGACGTGCTGGCCGCGCTGGGCGAGGAATATCAGGGCAAGCTGGCGCTGATCGAGGCGGGCGGCGAACGTATCGCCGGGCTGGAAGGCCAGCTCGCCCAAGCCCGCGCCCGTTATGATGACGCGGCGCGCACGCTACGCGAGGATCGCGTTCGCGCCGCGACACGGCTGGACGAAGCTGTTGCCGGGGAGCTTCACCCGCTCAAGCTCGATGCCGCGAAATTCCGCACCGCCATGGCCGAGGCCGAGCCGGGCCCGTCAGGTATCGACCGGGTCGAGTTCGAGGTGTCGACCAACCCCGGCGCTCCGTTCGGGCCATTGACCAGGATCGCATCGGGTGGCGAGCTGTCGCGTTTCATCCTGGCGCTCAAGGTTGCGCTGGCCGAAGCGGGGACCGCCCAGACGATGATATTCGACGAGATCGACCGCGGCGTCGGCGGTGCGGTCGCCAGCGCGATCGGTGAGCGGCTGGCCAGGCTGGCTCGGAAATCGCAGCTGCTGGTGGTGACCCATTCTCCGCAGGTGGCTGCACGCGCGGCGCACCATTATCGAATCGAAAAGGCGCACGAGGACGGCGTTACACGTACCCATGTGCGCAAGCTGACGAACGACGAGCGGCGCGAGGAGATAGCACGGATGCTGTCGGGCGCGGCGATCACCGACGAAGCCCGCGCCCAGGCGGCACGGCTACTGGAGGCAGCATGACCGAGCAACTTTCCCTAAAGCAGGACTATCACGGCCGGACCTTCGATCATGTGCTGGTCCATGACGGTAGCGGTGCCGCGAGGCCGGCAGTCGTCCTGCTGCCAACAGTCATGGGCGTGCAGCCGCTTGAGATCGGGATGGCGGAAAAGCTGGTTGCGCTTGGATATAACGTCTTGGTGGTGGACCTTTTCGCCAAGCGCTTCCGGCCGGTGATCGACCGCGGCGAGGCTTTCGCCGCCATGGGCGAACTGCGGGAGGACCGGTCGGCGCTGCGCGATCACCTGCTTGCCGTGCTGGAAGTCGCCTGGAACCTGGACGCGGTCGATGCGGAGAAGGTTGCCGTGATCGGCTTCTGTTTCGGTGGCCAGTGCGCGCTCGATATCGCGCGGTCCGGGGCGGACGTGGCCGGCGTGGCCAGCTTCCACGGCCTGTTCGACCCGCCCGGCCTGCCGCCGCAGCCGATCAAGGCCAAGGTCTCCGCCTATCATGGCTGGGAAGACCCGATGGTTCCGCCCGAAGCAGTGGTTGCGCTTGGCAAGGAACTGACCGACGGCGGCGCCGACTGGCAGATCCATGCTTACGGAAACGTCGGCCACGGCTTTACCAATCCCAAGGCCCACGAAATCGGCGTCGCCGGCGTGGCCTACGATGAGGCGGCGGCAAGGCGCAGCTGGGCCAGCCTTGAAAACTTCCTGGCCGAAGTGTTGGGGTGACCGCTTTCGTCGCGATGGTCCGCGCGGTGAATGTATCGGGGACGGGGAAACTGCCCAAGGAAGAGCTGACGGCGATCGGCAAGGCCTGCGGCTTCAAACAGGTCCGCACCTTCATCAATAGCGGCAATTTGCTGTTCGCCAGCGATCTCGCCGAAAGCACGGTCAAGGAGCGGATCGAACAGCGGCTGGTCGATTATTTCGGCAAGCCGGTGCCGGCCTTCGTCCGCAATGCCAGGGAAATGGCGGAGGCGGTGAAGAAAAACCCATTCAGCGACGACAAGCCGAGCCGAGTCATGGCTCATTTCGTCGACGAAGAGCCGGTGAAGGCGATGATCGATGAAGCACGCGACGTTGAGGGCGAGCGGTTGGCGCTAGGGCCTCGGCTCCTCTATGTCAGCTATGGCGAGGGCATCGGCAAGACGAAGCTGAAGCTGCCCGCCGTCAAACAGGGCACGGCAAGAAACATGAACAGCGTGGCAAGGATGGCGGAGTTGCTGGCGGGGATGGAATGAACGAAGCAGAAGCCGCCAACCGTTTGATGCGCCTCGCCAAGCAGATCGCGCATCACGACAAGCTTTATCACGACCAGGACGCGCCGGAGATTTCGGACGCCGACTATGACGCACTGGTCCGCGAAAACCGTGAGCTGGAAGCCCAATATCCACAGCTGGTGAGAGCGGATTCGCCGTCGAAGCGGCTGGGCGCGGCGCCAACTTCGGCGCTGGCCAAGGTCACCCATGCCCGGCCGATGCTCAGCCTCGACAATGCGTTCAGCGCCGAGGAAGTACGCGATTTCGTTGGCCGGGTTCGGCGGTTCCTGAATTTGCCTGAGGGCGAGCCGGTCGCAATGACTGCCGAGCCCAAAATCGACGGCCTCTCCTGCTCGTTGCGCTACGAGAAAGGTCAGCTGGTGCTGGCGGCGACGCGCGGCGACGGAATGGTCGGCGAGGATGTGACGCCCAACGCCCGAACGATCCGCGACATCCCGCAATCGATCAAGGGCGCTCCCGACGTGCTCGAAGTGCGCGGCGAAGTGTACATGTCCAAGGCCGATTTCGCTGCCTTGAACGAGCGGCAGGAAACGGCGGGCGGCAAGGTCTTTGCCAACCCGCGAAACGCCGCCGCGGGCTCGCTGCGGCAGAAGGACGCCAGCGTGACCGAGGCACGGCCGCTGCGTTTCCTTGCTCATGGCTGGGGCGAGGTCAGCGAGCCGCTTGCCATGCTGCAGCTGCTGGCGATGAACAAGATCGAGAGCTTCGGCTTCCCGGTCAGCGACCTGCTGGTGCAGTGCGAAACGGTCGAGGAGGCGCTGGCCCATTACGCATTGATCGAGCGGGAACGCGCCGACTTGCCCTACGACATCGATGGCGTGGTCTATAAGGTTGGACGGCTCGACTGGCAGGATCGCCTTGGCCAGGTCGGACGCGCGCCGCGCTGGGGCCTTGCCCATAAATTCCCGGCGGAGAAGGCCGAGACGACGCTGGAGGCGATCGACATACAGGTCGGGCGCACCGGCAAGCTGACCCCGGTCGGGCGCTTGAAGCCTGTGGGGGTCGGCGGAGTGATCGTCAGCAATGTCACGCTCCACAACCGCGACGAGATCGCCCGGCTCGGCCTGCGCATCGGTGACCGGGTGCGGATCCAGCGTGCCGGCGACGTCATCCCGCAGGTGGTCGAGAACCTCACCCGCGATGAAACGCGAGCGCCTTACTTCTTTCCCGACCATTGCCCGGAGTGCAATTCGGAAGCGGTCGCCGAGGAGGGTGAGGTCGATGTCCGCTGCACCGGCGGGCTGATCTGTCCCGCCCAGCGGATCGAGCGCCTCCGCCATTTCGTCTCGCGCGGGGCGATGGACATCGACGGGCTGGGCGAGAAGAGCATCGTCGAATTCTTCGAACTGGGCTGGCTGCATGGGCCAGCGGACATCTTCCGCCTCAAGGACCATCGCGGCGCGCTGATTGGCCGCGAAGGCTGGCAGGAGAAGTCGGTCGATAATTTGCTCGCCGCGATCGAGGCTCGAATCGGCTTCGATCCGGCGCGCTTCCTGTTCGGCCTCGGCATTCGCCATGTTGGCATCGTTACCGCCAAGGATCTGATGAAGGCGTTCGGCTCGGTCGAAGGACTGGAGGAGGCTGCACGGGGACCTGATGCACAGGCCGAGCTGTCTGCGGTCGATGGCATCGGCCCGGTCGTGGCCGAAGCTTTGGTCGATTTCTTCCACGAACCGCACAATCGCGAGCAACTGGCCGAATTGCTGGCGCTGGCGCGACCCGCCGCCTTCGTCTCGACCGCGCGGGCGACGGAATGGACCGGCAAGACGATCGTCTTCACCGGTAGCCTGGAAACCATGAGCCGCGACGAGGCCAAGGCCCAGGCCGAGCGGCTCGGCGCGCGGGCGGCGGGCTCGGTCAGCGCCAAGACCGACCTGGTCGTTGCCGGACCCGGTGCGGGATCGAAGCTCAAGAAGGCCGAGGAGCTCGGCATCCGCGTCATCGGCGAGGGCGAATGGGCGGAGATTGTGGCGGGGGCTTAGGAGCCGGCTTCCAATACCAGCACTGACCACTCGCCTTTGCTCCGCTCGACCAGCGCCATCCCTTCCGCCTGATAGGCTGCGATGACGGCATCGGCCTGGGTGTCGAGCAAACCGGCGAGGATCAGGGTTGCACCGGGCGCGACCGTCTTGGCGAAATCGGGTGCCAGCTCGATCAGCGGACCGGCGAGGATGTTGGCGATCAGCAAATCATAGGGCGCGCGGGCGGCAATCAGCGCATGGTCCATCCCGTCCGCGACGGCGAGCAGCAGCTGACCCGGCCCATGGCCGAGCTTTACGCCGTTGATCGCCGCATTCTCTTCGCTGACCTTGACCGCGATGTCGTCGATATCGGTCGCGATTGCCCGCGCTTCCGGCCACAGCGCCATGGCCGCGAATGCCAGCAGCCCGGTGCCGGTGCCGATATCGGCGATATTGGCGAATCGCTTGCCGGCCACTTCCAGCCGGTCGAGCGCTGCGAGGCATCCGGCGGTGGTGTCGTGCTGGCCGGTGCCGAAGGCGAGCCCTGCATCGATCTCGAAATTGACCGTGTCGGCCGGCCGATCGGCGTAATGCATCGGCGTATGGACGAAGAAGCGCCCGGCGCGGATCGGACCCAGCCCCTGCTGGCTCATCGTCACCCAGTCGGTCGTGTCCTCAAGGTGCTCGACCTCCGGCTCGCCATTCGCCGCCAGGCGGCGGAGCAGGACCAGCTCCTGCGTGGTCGGCTGCTCGGCGAAATAGGCGTGGATTCGCCAGTCGTCGGGCGCGTGCGGGTCGGGTTCGTCGGCGACGATCACCGGCGGCTCCTCGGCATGGGCGAACAGGTCCGCGCTTTCCGGCAGCGCCTCGGCCTCGGCCCGGCTGCAGCGAAGCGTGACCCGCCAGCTCATTGGCCCGCCGCCTCCTTTGCCAGCCGCTCGTCCAGGTTTTTGCTGAGCTTTGCCGCATAATTCTTGCAGCCGTCCGGATCGAACAGCGGAGCCTTGCCAATCATCCGATCGCGCATGGCGCTGGATGAGGGATGGGGGGTCAGCAGGATTTCGCAGGGGCTGGCTGCGATCTTGGCGATCGATGCGCGAAAGGCTTCGAGAGATTCCGGATGCGCGCTGAACTTGTAATCGTCGCGGCTGACCGGCGTCAGGCTGTCGGCGTAAACGATCGTCCGGCAGACGCCGCCATCGCAGCTTTCCCAGCGCCAGCTGAGCGCGCCCGGCGTGTGGCCGGGCGTCGTCATGGCGAACACCCTGATATTGCCGATCAGCACATCGCTTCCGTCGCCGACTACCCGGCCGACGCTCGCCGCACGGAAGGGTGGGTGCTCGCCAGCCTGCGGATCGTCCGCGCTCGCTGCGCCGCTGTTCATCACGGTTTCCGCGGCGCGTGAGGTGACCAGCGTCGCGCCAGTCAGCTGCTGCAGCCGGGCCATTCCCCCGACATGATCGAGATGCTCATGGCTCATCAGCAGATATTTGATGTCCTTCAGCTTGAAGCCGAGCTGGCGGATATTCTCGGCGATGAGGTCGGCGCCCCGCTCTGTCCCTCCATCGATCAGCACATGGCCGTCCTCTCCGGCGATTAGGATCGCGCTGATGCCGCAAGTGCCGACCAGGTATGTGTTGCCGTGAATTCGAACAGGCGGCGCGGGCTTGTCCCACTCGTCCCAATCCTTGCAGTTTGCCGCCCAGATCGGCCCCCATTCCTCGACCGGGTGGATCGGCCGTTCGATCTGGCGCGGGGTCTTGCCGAGCGGGACGACGATCTGCTGTGCGGCAAGGGCAAGAAACGCGATACTAGCGAACATAGCTGGCGCCATTGAGGTCTATCACCGACCCGGTCGAGGCGGCGGGAGCGTCGATTGCCAGCCAGCGGATCGCCTCGGCAACTTCCAAAGTGCTCGTCACCCGGCCGAGCGGGATGTCGGCGACGATCGCCGCGCCGCCGCGCCCGGCCAGATATTCCTCGGTCATTTCCGAAACGGTGAAGCCGGGCGCCACCGCGAAGGCGAGGATGTTGTCGGCGGCGTAGCCGCGGGCGATGGTCTTGGTCATGCCGATGATCGCCGATTTGGACGCTGCATAGTGCCAATGGCTGGGACTGTCTCCGCGATAGGCGGCGCGGCTCGAGACATTGACGATGCGCCCGCCGCCGTTTGCCTTGAAATGCCCAACGGCCAGCCGGCAGAGGTCGGCGGTGGCCTGCAGGTTGATCCTGAGCGTACGGTCCCAGGCCGAGTGCCATTCCTGGTCCGCCGCGTCGTCGGCGACACCCTCATAAATGCCGGCATTGTTGACCAGCGCGTCGATCCGCCCGCCCAGCCTGTCGAGCGCGGCGTCCCAAATAAGGCGCGTCGCCGCCGGGTCGGCAAGGTCTCCGGCAATCAGGCCGTTGTCGCCCATCGTCGAATGGCCGGCGACCTGGTGGCCGGTGGAAGCAAGCAGTTCGAGCGTTGCGGCGCCGATGCCGCGGCTGGCGCCGGTCAGGAGGATGTTCATGGGCCTGGCGTAGACCAGCCCACCCTATTTCGTCATCCCCATGAAAATGGGGACCCAGAAAAACGACCTAGGTTCCCGCTTTCGCGGGAATGACGATTTTGTTGATTTGGCGCCAATAGGAGGCGGCTTCGCCGCTTAAGCAGCGAAGGTCGAAACAAACT encodes:
- the yajC gene encoding preprotein translocase subunit YajC: MTITTLLAAAAPTGGASFFIQTIPLVLVFVIFWFLLIRPQQKRMKDHQAAVAAVKKGDRVVTGGGLIGKVTKVGDSEVEVEIAPNVRVQAVKSTLSQVGGTAAPAND
- a CDS encoding DUF1697 domain-containing protein; protein product: MTAFVAMVRAVNVSGTGKLPKEELTAIGKACGFKQVRTFINSGNLLFASDLAESTVKERIEQRLVDYFGKPVPAFVRNAREMAEAVKKNPFSDDKPSRVMAHFVDEEPVKAMIDEARDVEGERLALGPRLLYVSYGEGIGKTKLKLPAVKQGTARNMNSVARMAELLAGME
- a CDS encoding outer membrane protein assembly factor BamD, coding for MVNKTRIAALLLLPVILLPVAGCAGKKVKGDTAYIARDVNTLYSLAKERMDKGDYEASAKLFDEVERQHPYSVWARRAQLMSAFSYYMAQQYPDAVSSAQRFLTIHPGNKDAPYANYLIAMSYYQQIEDVTRDQKITQQASDSFNELIRRYPQSRYASDARLKLDLINDHLAGKEMEIGRFYQRQGNWLAATTRFRTVIDQYQTTSHTPEALERLVESYLNLGLPDEAHKAAAVLGRNYPGSKWYKRSYELIERHVPQALAAQTSS
- the secF gene encoding protein translocase subunit SecF, with amino-acid sequence MKLLKLVPDNTNIDFMRWRNIALILSIIATVGSLVLVGVRGLNLGIDFVGGQVVRATFAQPVNIEDLRGKVATLNVGEASIQQFGDNKTYQIRLPKPEGPEAAANQVVTAVRGMIIKDYPGVKVTAGESVSGKVSGELAWDGALAISFAMIGIAIYIWFRFEWQFGVGALVTLFHDVAMVLGFFSLTQLQVDLNIVAAFLAIVGYSLNDTVVIYDRIRENLRKYRKMEIVSLLNFSLNETLSRTIVTSLSIMLALAVLLMLGPDVLFGLTVAILLGTFIGTYSSIYISAPALVWLGLKPDSFLKTEDEEDKTVAKPA
- the secD gene encoding protein translocase subunit SecD, which translates into the protein MFDFPRWKVWLVTLTILAGILLAIPSLLPKDQVERWPAWLPSARINLGLDIAGGSQLLLEADLADAQKQRLQAKEEEVTTELRRGEPRIQIGDVSTSGGKLSFVVRDPTQLDAAFERMRTLSQPQGLTGTRDWEVSTMDGNRIVLTPTESGSKQALKDSLTVARDVVRRRIDPGGTKEITVINQGDRRIFVQVPGVEDPEALKQLIGQTARLEFKLVDLNADPNQVAQGRAPPGSQVLPMADGKGAIAVQRRVMVSGEQLVNAKQGFDQDGQAIVDISFNTAGARRFGRVTQENVGKPFAIILDDKVLSAPNINEPILGGRAQISGSFTVDSANQLAVSLASGKLPVKLNVVEERTVSAELGADSIRAGTIASIFATLAVIGLMIITYGRFGVYASIALLVNAFMILGIMAVFNATLTLPGIAGFVLTIGAAVDANVLINERIREELRRGRRVLDALETGYKEASTAIFDANITNTIAAALMMYFGSGPIRGFAVVLLIGIITSVFTAVNFTRMLVALWVKSTRPRALNI
- a CDS encoding TIGR02117 family protein encodes the protein MIRRRRKLRWPARIALAILAIPGFYLLAALIGALIPVNNSWREPKQGITIYLANNGVHADLVLPAVVEGLDWRPLVPRSDMANVPADARWIAFGAGERQVYLETPTWGDLSIKTAAKALTGGEQVMHVEWVEDPRFAARAIRLTPEQYRRLWAAIREGFALDANGRPIRIDHPGYGPRDAFYRGSGKANAIHTCNQWAASRLRLAGVQAPLWSPFVQGMVAYYRPAQPQSSPRP
- the recN gene encoding DNA repair protein RecN, which produces MLRQLSIRDVVLIDRLELEFEPGLGVLTGETGAGKSILLDSLGLALGVRADTGLVRSGQDQASVSAEFELPSDHPAIAVLAEQGIVPEPGEPLLVRRTLKADGGSRAFAGGAGVSAAVLRDIANGLVEIHGQHDDRGLLNPRGHRALLDLFGRIDMRAVATAWAEVERIELELAEGKAAAESAARDRDYLEHAAKEIAALAPEPGEETSLSEQRALMQAGAKAGEALTGLDELLGGSEGALAQLRAAARKIERGAADHPLLAEALASLDRALIEGSEAEDRIARAAEALAFDPARLESVEARLFDIRGLARKHRVEPDVLAALGEEYQGKLALIEAGGERIAGLEGQLAQARARYDDAARTLREDRVRAATRLDEAVAGELHPLKLDAAKFRTAMAEAEPGPSGIDRVEFEVSTNPGAPFGPLTRIASGGELSRFILALKVALAEAGTAQTMIFDEIDRGVGGAVASAIGERLARLARKSQLLVVTHSPQVAARAAHHYRIEKAHEDGVTRTHVRKLTNDERREEIARMLSGAAITDEARAQAARLLEAA
- a CDS encoding dienelactone hydrolase family protein codes for the protein MTEQLSLKQDYHGRTFDHVLVHDGSGAARPAVVLLPTVMGVQPLEIGMAEKLVALGYNVLVVDLFAKRFRPVIDRGEAFAAMGELREDRSALRDHLLAVLEVAWNLDAVDAEKVAVIGFCFGGQCALDIARSGADVAGVASFHGLFDPPGLPPQPIKAKVSAYHGWEDPMVPPEAVVALGKELTDGGADWQIHAYGNVGHGFTNPKAHEIGVAGVAYDEAAARRSWASLENFLAEVLG